The Lysobacter gummosus sequence AAGGGCCGCACCTTCTTGCCATAGATGGTAAGCCTCCTTGACCTTATCGTGTCCCGAAAGCGCATCGAAAAACTCTGGCGAAACCAAAACATGAATTCCGCTCATGCGCTCGCCCTTAAGCGACTTACCCATATAGCGTTTGAGATCGATACATTTTTGGCGGACGTCGGTTTCTTTATTCGCCAATTGAAAGTCGAAGACCTTGGGTGTGATATCGAAGATATCGAATAGGTTTGCTAGCTCACTTCCGTCCGCATCCAAAATCACTCCCTTGAGGGCACCCATACGCAAGTGCTCCAGCGTAATAGCGTGTTTGTTGCGCATGGTCTGCAGGTGGTCTGCCATGACTCCGGCAATCGTTTCGAGCTCGGATTCCGAGCTGAAGGAACGCACTCCAATGACTTCCTCGGGAAGAACTACGTCGTCGTGCGGGATATGCGGCACATTGAAGGCGCGCAGCGATCGCTTTCCTCGTTTTCCGACAGTGCCGGCCGACCCCACAGGTTGCGTCGGCAGCAGCGACAAGATGCCGTTGCGTTCTTCAACCGTTACTTGGCGCGTCCGCACTGGCTTTACTGGAAATAGATTCAATTCATCCAGACGGCCATACTGATTTGGCAGAAAATTGATTGCCGCCGTCAGCGCGCTCATCGAGAACGCCGGGTTATGGAACGGGTTGTTCATCGACATCAATCAGACTCCGTGGCGCACGAGGACGCCGATGCCACGCAGCTGCGCAATGGCGGCGACGCGTTGTTCAGGGGTGGCCGCGCGCGGCCAGATCAGGGCGTGGTCGGCGACGGTCGCGTGACGGGCAACGATCAAGCCATCCGGACTGGACTCGGCAACGGTCGTGATCGGCACGATGGCCACACCGGCGGCGACTTCGCGACCGTCAGTGGCCGTCGGATCGAGCGCCGCGATTTCGCCAGTGGCTGCAATGCGGCCGACGACCTGGCCGAGCTGCACAACTTGGCCGGCGGCGACGGTGACTTGATCGCGCGAGTAAAGATTATCGGCCTCGAACTTGAGCAGATCGCCCAGGTTCAGACCCTCAAAGACCGGCGGGTAGGTCGTCAATCGCATCAGCGCTCCCTCCGCGCCGCGGCGGCGCGCGCCTTGACCGCGTGGATGAGCGGGTTGTCCGCCAAAGATGTCGCCACGGTCGGCACGGGCGCGGTCGGCGACAGGTGGCTCGTGATCTCGGGCGACTCGGCCTTCGCGGCGAGCAGCCGTTGGCGCGCCGTCGCGGCGGTGAGATCTTCAGCCAGAAAGCTCGCGGTCAGGGCCGGTTGGCCCGCCAGCTCGCACAGCTCGGCGATGGCGAGCGCATCGCCGTGTGCCTGCGCGCGCACAGCGTCGGTGTCAACGGCGGGCGCCGTCGAATCGGGGGTGGACATGTTGGGGTTCTCCAGGAATAGCGGACGCGCGGCGGCGTCCAGTTCGGTGTGCATCTGCTGCACGGCATCGCTGAGCGTGCCCATGCGGTCGGCCAGGCCGACGTTGATCGCGTCCTGACCGAAGTACAGGGCGGCCTCGGTCTTGCGTACCGTATCCGCGCTCAACCCGCGTTGATCAGCGACGGTCAGGACGAATAGCTCGTAGAGGCGGTTGACCTCGGTTTGGATCGAGTCACGCGCCTCGGTGGTCAGCTCGGCATGCGGGCTGCCGTCGCTCTTGCGCGCGCCGGCTTGGATCGGCGTGAATTTCAATCCGGCATTGGCGTCTTTCTGCGACTGATCCACATGCAGCGCGATCACGCCGATCGAACCCACACCGGCGGTGCGAGTTACGTATACGCGATCAGCAGCGCTCGCTAGCGCATACGCGGCCGAAAATGCCCCATCGTTCGCCACGGCCCAGATGGGTTTCTGCGATCGCGCCGCGCGGATGTGGTCGGCCAAATCGAACACCCCAGCGGCTTCGCCGCCAGGACTGTCGACATCGAGCACGATGCCGCGCACCGACTCGTCGGCCAGTGCCGCGTCGAGGCGCCGGGCGATCGATTGATAGCTGGTCAGCCCGGAGAGCGCATCCAGTCCGCCCGTGCGCTGTACGAGCGTGCCGTGGATGGGCAGCACGGAGATGCCGCGTTCGTCGGCCAGTCGTGGTGCCAGCGCGGGCGGTCCCATTTGCGGCGGCGGAAGCGTCTGCAGTTCGAACTTGGGCGTCAGTACGCTCAGGATGACGTCGAGCTTGGCGCGATAGATCAGCAGCGGCGTGTTGAACACGCGCGCCGCCAGGTGGGGCAGTCCGGTCATGGGGTACCGTTTGATTCAAGAGCCGGCGCGTCGGCCGGCGGTGGGGCGTGCTTGACGCCATTGCGGGCGACGACGCGCGGATCGGTGTCGAGGACCAAGCCCAGCGCATCGGCGCGTTGGGCGTCGGCCGCGATCTCGCGATCGATGGTCTCGGCGTCATAGCCGGAACTGGCAATCGCTTCCGAGCGCGACAACAGACCCGCGCGGATCGCCAGGATCATGGCGTTGAACTCTTTCTCCGGATCGACCCAACTCCAGCCCTGCGGCACCCACTTGCAGGCGCGGTACTGGCGCTTGCGGCGGCGGTAGCCGGGCAGCTCGATCGCCCCGGACAGCACTGCGGCATCCACGAACGCGTTCCAAATCGGCCGGCAAAGCTGGAACACCAGCACGCTGTGCTGGACCATCTCGCAGCGACGGCGAAACTCCAGCAGGCCGGCGCGAATGGACGAGTAGTTCACCCCCGACAAGTCGCCGGTCAGCTGCTCGTAGGTGACCCCCATGGCGGCGGCGACCGCGCGGAACTGCGCACGCAGGAAGGCGTCGTAGCTCGATCCGACATCGGCCGGCTGCGAGAACGTGACGTTCTCGCCGGCCTCCAGAATCTGTAACGTGCCCGGCTCCAGGCCAAGCGGCGCGTTGCCGGATTCGTTGGGCGGTCCGTCACCGGGCAACGGGTCTTCGGGGCCGTCGCGGGTGATGAAGCCGGCGAACATAGCCGCGGTCTTCTTGCGCACCAGTTCGGCATCGTCGTACTGATCCAACTCGTTCAACTTGACCAGCGCGCGCGCGAGCCATGGCTCGCCGCGAATCTGACCCGGTCGAAGCGGCCGGAAGATATGCAGCACCTCGGCAGCCGGCACCCGGAAGGTATCCAGTCCGCCTTGTCGGCTCATCGGCGCCATCGCGCCGTCCTGCGGATGCGACAGGTACAAGTGGTACGCCACGCGCCGACCGAGGCGGTTGAACTCGATGCCGGCCCGGATGACGTTGCCGTTGGGCTCTTCCCGGTTGAGCGTCAGCGGCAAGTGCTCGGGTTCCAGCACTTGCAG is a genomic window containing:
- a CDS encoding major capsid protein translates to MSMNNPFHNPAFSMSALTAAINFLPNQYGRLDELNLFPVKPVRTRQVTVEERNGILSLLPTQPVGSAGTVGKRGKRSLRAFNVPHIPHDDVVLPEEVIGVRSFSSESELETIAGVMADHLQTMRNKHAITLEHLRMGALKGVILDADGSELANLFDIFDITPKVFDFQLANKETDVRQKCIDLKRYMGKSLKGERMSGIHVLVSPEFFDALSGHDKVKEAYHLWQEGAALRDDMRSDFRFAGVRFEEYSGEASDADGKSRRFIEAGEAHAFPLGTLDTFATYVAPADFNETVNTLGQLLYSKQAPRKFDRGTDLHTQSNPLPMCHRPALLVKLKA
- a CDS encoding head decoration protein encodes the protein MRLTTYPPVFEGLNLGDLLKFEADNLYSRDQVTVAAGQVVQLGQVVGRIAATGEIAALDPTATDGREVAAGVAIVPITTVAESSPDGLIVARHATVADHALIWPRAATPEQRVAAIAQLRGIGVLVRHGV
- a CDS encoding S49 family peptidase, giving the protein MTGLPHLAARVFNTPLLIYRAKLDVILSVLTPKFELQTLPPPQMGPPALAPRLADERGISVLPIHGTLVQRTGGLDALSGLTSYQSIARRLDAALADESVRGIVLDVDSPGGEAAGVFDLADHIRAARSQKPIWAVANDGAFSAAYALASAADRVYVTRTAGVGSIGVIALHVDQSQKDANAGLKFTPIQAGARKSDGSPHAELTTEARDSIQTEVNRLYELFVLTVADQRGLSADTVRKTEAALYFGQDAINVGLADRMGTLSDAVQQMHTELDAAARPLFLENPNMSTPDSTAPAVDTDAVRAQAHGDALAIAELCELAGQPALTASFLAEDLTAATARQRLLAAKAESPEITSHLSPTAPVPTVATSLADNPLIHAVKARAAAARRER
- a CDS encoding phage portal protein — its product is MHEVAGAGRRSAAWQPGNPGAVAALLATGDALRVRSRDLVRRNAWANAAVEAFVSNAVGTGIKPQSLIADQTQREALQALWRDWCDEADAAGLTDLYGLQALACRALLEGGECLVRLRPRRPEDGLAVPLQLQVLEPEHLPLTLNREEPNGNVIRAGIEFNRLGRRVAYHLYLSHPQDGAMAPMSRQGGLDTFRVPAAEVLHIFRPLRPGQIRGEPWLARALVKLNELDQYDDAELVRKKTAAMFAGFITRDGPEDPLPGDGPPNESGNAPLGLEPGTLQILEAGENVTFSQPADVGSSYDAFLRAQFRAVAAAMGVTYEQLTGDLSGVNYSSIRAGLLEFRRRCEMVQHSVLVFQLCRPIWNAFVDAAVLSGAIELPGYRRRKRQYRACKWVPQGWSWVDPEKEFNAMILAIRAGLLSRSEAIASSGYDAETIDREIAADAQRADALGLVLDTDPRVVARNGVKHAPPPADAPALESNGTP